The Bacteroidota bacterium genome window below encodes:
- a CDS encoding Gfo/Idh/MocA family oxidoreductase — protein MNIGVLGCANIAMRSVIPAIKSIPDFNLVAVASRTIEKANEYAEKFQCEAVVGYDDLISRKDIDALYVPLPTGMHLEYVVKALESGKHIIAEKSLGMNYTEVETMVNLAKEKNLLLLENYMFEYHSQHKFVLDLIKNNEIGELRLFRSSFGFPPLPKDNFRYNKALGGGSLLDAAGYPIKAAQMFLGYDVMVKASNLFIDKSFDVDIFGSAYIASNTSVAAEIAFGFDNFYQCNYELWGSKGKITALRAFTPQPNYSPMIVIEKDNHRQEFPVPADNHFVNILNEFIRAIKEKDFDTHYKKLLNQAKLQEEIRLLSTKNFIN, from the coding sequence ATGAATATTGGCGTTCTTGGCTGTGCAAATATAGCAATGCGTTCTGTAATCCCTGCAATAAAATCAATTCCTGATTTTAATTTAGTTGCAGTTGCAAGCAGAACAATTGAAAAAGCAAATGAGTATGCTGAAAAATTTCAATGCGAAGCGGTTGTAGGATACGATGATTTAATTTCAAGAAAAGACATAGATGCACTATACGTTCCGCTTCCAACAGGAATGCATTTGGAGTATGTTGTAAAAGCATTAGAGAGCGGAAAACATATCATTGCTGAAAAATCACTTGGTATGAATTATACGGAAGTTGAAACTATGGTAAACTTAGCAAAGGAAAAAAATCTTTTGCTTTTGGAAAATTATATGTTCGAATATCACTCGCAGCATAAATTTGTTTTGGACTTAATTAAAAATAACGAGATTGGGGAGTTAAGATTATTCAGAAGTTCGTTCGGTTTTCCGCCGCTCCCTAAAGATAATTTCCGTTACAATAAAGCACTCGGCGGCGGTTCTTTACTTGATGCAGCAGGTTATCCAATAAAAGCTGCACAAATGTTTTTAGGCTACGATGTTATGGTAAAAGCTTCAAATCTTTTTATTGATAAATCTTTTGATGTTGATATTTTCGGCTCTGCATATATAGCAAGTAATACTTCTGTTGCAGCAGAAATTGCTTTTGGATTTGACAATTTTTACCAATGTAACTATGAGTTATGGGGCTCAAAAGGGAAAATAACTGCTCTGCGAGCTTTTACTCCACAGCCAAATTACTCACCGATGATTGTAATCGAAAAAGATAATCACAGACAGGAATTTCCTGTTCCAGCAGATAATCATTTTGTGAATATTCTAAATGAATTTATTCGCGCAATAAAAGAAAAAGATTTTGATACTCACTATAAAAAATTATTAAATCAGGCTAAGCTGCAGGAAGAAATCAGATTGCTAAGCACAAAAAACTTTATAAATTAA
- a CDS encoding NDP-hexose 2,3-dehydratase family protein translates to MVKDEKKILFLSSALTFENPFISTEDALDWLKKENDRIHVKIDEIKFSEMPDWYFDESTGNLRHVSGKFFSIEGIDVKTNWGKVPEWTQPIINQPEVGYLGIITKKFNGVLYFLMQAKIEPGNINYVQLSPTIQATRSNYSQVHKGKKPLYLEYFNGEKKSRVLLDQLQSEQGARFLKKRNRNIIIEVEDDIEIHENFRWLTLGQIKKMMMNDNVVNMDTRTVISCIPFDVENFDIKINDGFGKDLLNSFINTENHLNETDEIISWITKIKSKYDLDVRQIPLKDVKNWYKDDYSIYHVDKKYFSVIAVNVQIDNREVKSWSQPLIKSAQEGIIAFLIKKINGVYHFLVQAKLEAGNFDIIELAPTLQCLTGNYRKGLSEYEPEFLNYVLNVDKKQILYSAYQSEEGGRFYREQNKNLIIEVDENFPIEVPENFIWMTLNQIQVFLKFNNYLNIEARSLISSARFI, encoded by the coding sequence TTGGTAAAAGACGAAAAGAAAATATTATTTTTAAGTTCAGCGTTAACTTTTGAAAATCCGTTTATCAGCACGGAAGATGCATTAGACTGGCTTAAGAAAGAGAATGATAGAATTCATGTAAAGATAGATGAAATAAAATTCAGTGAAATGCCTGACTGGTATTTTGATGAATCAACGGGAAATTTAAGGCATGTATCAGGCAAGTTCTTTTCAATAGAAGGTATTGATGTAAAAACAAACTGGGGTAAAGTTCCTGAATGGACTCAACCGATTATAAATCAGCCTGAAGTCGGATACCTTGGTATAATAACAAAAAAGTTTAACGGAGTGCTGTATTTTTTAATGCAGGCTAAGATTGAACCCGGCAATATTAATTATGTTCAGTTATCACCTACAATTCAGGCAACAAGAAGTAATTATTCACAGGTTCATAAAGGTAAAAAACCTTTGTATTTGGAATATTTTAATGGGGAAAAAAAATCAAGAGTATTACTTGATCAGCTCCAGTCTGAGCAGGGCGCACGATTTTTAAAGAAGAGAAACAGGAATATCATCATTGAAGTTGAAGATGATATCGAAATTCATGAAAATTTCAGATGGCTTACTTTAGGACAGATAAAAAAAATGATGATGAACGACAATGTCGTTAATATGGATACACGCACTGTTATCTCCTGTATTCCTTTTGATGTGGAAAATTTTGATATAAAAATTAATGACGGCTTTGGTAAAGACTTATTGAATTCTTTTATTAATACTGAAAATCATCTTAATGAAACAGATGAAATAATTTCGTGGATTACAAAAATAAAATCTAAATATGATTTAGATGTAAGGCAGATACCATTAAAGGATGTAAAAAACTGGTATAAAGATGATTATTCTATCTATCACGTGGATAAAAAGTACTTTTCAGTAATAGCAGTAAACGTTCAGATTGATAACCGGGAAGTTAAATCCTGGTCACAGCCGTTAATAAAATCTGCTCAGGAAGGTATCATTGCATTTCTGATTAAAAAAATAAACGGAGTCTATCATTTTCTTGTTCAGGCAAAACTTGAAGCGGGGAATTTTGATATAATAGAACTTGCTCCTACATTGCAATGTCTGACTGGTAATTACCGAAAAGGATTAAGTGAATACGAACCTGAATTTTTGAATTACGTTCTTAATGTAGATAAAAAACAAATACTGTATTCTGCTTATCAGTCAGAAGAGGGCGGCAGATTTTACAGAGAGCAGAATAAAAATTTAATAATTGAAGTAGATGAAAATTTTCCGATAGAAGTTCCGGAAAATTTTATTTGGATGACATTGAATCAGATACAGGTCTTTTTGAAATTTAACAATTATTTAAACATTGAAGCGCGGAGCTTAATTTCCTCTGCAAGGTTTATATAA
- a CDS encoding porin family protein, which produces MKKISLFFVVVLCAIVCFSNSSNAQTINKLYTGLNLGISSFTSGGGDSPTDVHLGLESSYRLNYNYALVATAAATWDVNATFWEVTVNGRYYFQPESEYKFFGEAGLGAYTLKAEVFGIVLESKTYAGINLGGGVSKGFFSDKLIVNLKVKYHNPFTTGGVKANWVNTTIGLSVPL; this is translated from the coding sequence GTGAAAAAAATCTCACTATTTTTTGTAGTAGTGCTGTGCGCTATTGTATGCTTTTCAAATTCTTCAAATGCACAGACAATTAACAAACTTTATACAGGACTGAATTTAGGCATCTCATCATTTACTTCCGGAGGAGGCGATAGTCCTACCGATGTTCATCTTGGTTTAGAATCTTCATACCGGCTGAATTATAATTATGCTCTTGTAGCAACAGCCGCTGCTACGTGGGATGTTAACGCCACGTTCTGGGAAGTTACTGTTAACGGAAGATATTATTTTCAACCTGAGTCAGAATACAAATTTTTTGGCGAGGCAGGCTTGGGAGCTTACACTTTAAAAGCTGAAGTTTTCGGAATTGTTTTAGAAAGCAAGACTTACGCAGGAATTAATCTTGGCGGTGGAGTAAGCAAAGGTTTCTTCAGCGATAAGCTTATTGTTAATCTCAAAGTAAAATATCATAATCCATTCACTACAGGCGGCGTTAAGGCTAACTGGGTAAATACAACTATTGGATTATCTGTTCCTCTTTAA
- a CDS encoding DUF559 domain-containing protein, with product MKLFNQTKYKEFRKELRNNSTVGEQVLWQKLKGSQFLDLKFRRQYSVEKYVIDFYCPELKLGIEVDGASHNRETSKEDDEARTRYLNAHAVNIVRFKDYEIIENVEKVLQILETKVMKLKQT from the coding sequence ATGAAATTATTCAATCAGACAAAATATAAGGAATTCAGAAAAGAATTAAGAAATAATTCTACAGTTGGGGAACAAGTGTTATGGCAAAAATTAAAGGGAAGCCAGTTTTTAGATTTGAAATTCAGACGACAATACAGTGTAGAAAAATATGTTATAGATTTTTATTGTCCTGAACTTAAATTGGGAATTGAAGTTGACGGTGCATCTCATAACAGAGAAACCTCAAAAGAAGATGATGAAGCGAGAACAAGATACTTAAACGCTCACGCAGTTAATATTGTTAGATTTAAGGATTACGAGATTATAGAAAATGTTGAAAAGGTATTGCAAATACTGGAAACAAAAGTTATGAAATTGAAGCAAACGTAA
- a CDS encoding NgoFVII family restriction endonuclease has protein sequence MPLIYNLKEELDVILPKATDVKIAVALAKYTAFNNLRNLIKPSIPQSYILGIDLPTDYEVFETLFKEKVNSRVYIYTDKVFHPKVYILELGKTLTAYISSANLTDAGFVRNEEVTYKTENDEEIKNLIEWYNQLYNESNIIDENFLKKYKERNKDKKIEDAENKRTFFINGLKNEFGKSHYKDMDEYLREQEIDITKFNYSDQFFKLEHYLAFEDHKIKNVKFNDERHAVVQKFLELHEAIYNQFKSYSLNSLNAHYKPRYITSLFDFAQTDPRALTSIWLHYGKSKKELDMFEDPNEKRELRRYNDNNEDDQGSFINHIRIQCYLRKNCFGISLFIGKPNGSLWDRDNLRKILKNTEDRKKLLDILRELNGDYWINYYWPNTEEKYLFIHKSTEEQIIKFLQIDDDGSYFSIGKEFSPDNFLISTKNISQTILKEFQLLYPLYELIKKNI, from the coding sequence ATGCCATTAATTTATAATTTAAAAGAAGAGTTAGATGTAATTCTACCGAAAGCAACTGATGTAAAGATTGCAGTTGCTTTAGCTAAATATACAGCTTTCAATAATCTTCGCAATCTTATTAAGCCTTCAATTCCTCAATCTTATATTTTGGGGATAGATTTACCCACAGATTATGAAGTATTTGAAACACTTTTTAAGGAAAAAGTAAATTCAAGAGTTTATATTTACACAGATAAGGTATTTCACCCAAAAGTTTATATATTAGAACTTGGAAAGACCCTAACTGCCTATATATCTTCAGCAAATTTGACTGATGCAGGATTTGTTCGAAATGAAGAAGTTACCTATAAAACAGAAAATGATGAGGAAATAAAAAATTTAATAGAGTGGTATAACCAATTATATAATGAATCAAATATTATTGATGAAAATTTCTTAAAGAAATACAAAGAAAGAAACAAAGATAAAAAAATAGAAGATGCTGAAAACAAAAGAACTTTTTTTATAAATGGTTTAAAAAATGAATTTGGTAAAAGTCATTATAAAGATATGGATGAATATTTAAGAGAACAAGAAATAGATATAACTAAGTTTAATTATTCTGACCAATTTTTTAAATTAGAACATTATTTAGCATTTGAAGACCACAAAATTAAAAATGTCAAGTTTAACGATGAAAGACATGCAGTAGTTCAAAAGTTTTTAGAACTTCATGAAGCAATTTATAACCAATTCAAATCGTATAGTTTGAATTCTTTAAACGCACATTACAAACCTAGATATATTACCTCTTTATTCGATTTTGCTCAAACAGATCCTAGAGCATTAACAAGCATTTGGCTTCATTATGGGAAAAGCAAAAAAGAACTAGATATGTTTGAAGATCCAAATGAGAAAAGAGAGCTAAGGCGATACAATGACAATAATGAAGATGACCAAGGTTCATTTATCAATCATATTCGCATACAATGCTATCTTAGGAAAAACTGTTTTGGTATTTCATTATTTATAGGAAAACCCAATGGAAGTTTATGGGATAGAGATAACTTAAGAAAAATTCTAAAAAATACAGAAGATAGAAAAAAGCTATTAGATATTTTGAGAGAATTAAACGGAGATTATTGGATAAATTATTATTGGCCAAATACTGAAGAAAAATACTTATTTATTCACAAATCGACTGAAGAACAAATAATAAAATTTTTACAGATAGATGATGACGGCTCTTACTTTTCAATTGGAAAAGAATTTAGTCCTGACAATTTTTTGATTTCTACGAAAAATATCAGCCAAACAATATTAAAAGAATTTCAATTGCTTTATCCATTATATGAGTTGATAAAGAAAAATATATAA
- a CDS encoding aryl-sulfate sulfotransferase, with product MKAVPLVFFLFLFVQSALPNSNPVLLIPKPDSKYNKTSTSVSIRFSQKIASGYLNEKSVSIIGSKSGEHTFSSRISDDGYTAIFYPDSKFFNDETVFVKVSSGTKNKFTEELSFKFQTEKQTLPSEPLDVLNKEMGIQSIMYSISNNTVNNSSRRTASLPLDFPQITVSNSDAPSPGYIYLSNFSIFGTANTPYLMILENSGKPVFYREMPSNCLDFKKQPDGNMTYYDSRAAKFIEMNSNYEIIDSFYCGNGYSTDLHELRLVDNSNHILLMSYDPQLVDMRNFIAGGDSAAIVTGLVIQELDRARNVIFQWRSWDNFEITDAVYENLYAHQIDYVHGNAIELDNDGNIIISSRHQEELTKINRSNGEIMWRFGGRHNQFTFLNDSIKFSYQHAVRRLANGNISIFDNGNYRFTRDPTGEPNADSDPTFFSRAAEYQLDETRHTAKLVWQYINNRSTYGYAMGYTQRLANGNTIIGWGAANPTVTEVNANREKVFELTLPDGICSYRAYRFGDASVSVQEPLQSVTPSKFSLYQNYPNPFNPSTTIKFDIPALTDVKLSIYNLIGQKVKEVDYEVKSPGSYEYKWNASEFSSGIYFYELKTNTFTQTKQMMLIK from the coding sequence ATGAAAGCAGTCCCTCTTGTCTTTTTTTTATTTCTCTTTGTACAATCGGCATTACCGAATTCCAATCCTGTTTTACTCATTCCCAAACCTGATTCAAAGTATAATAAAACATCTACATCTGTTTCCATCAGGTTCAGCCAAAAAATTGCTTCCGGTTATTTAAATGAAAAATCGGTTTCTATTATTGGAAGCAAATCAGGCGAGCATACATTTTCATCCCGAATAAGCGATGACGGATATACAGCAATTTTTTATCCTGACAGTAAATTCTTTAATGATGAAACGGTATTTGTTAAGGTTTCATCCGGAACAAAAAACAAATTCACGGAAGAGCTAAGCTTTAAATTTCAAACTGAAAAACAGACATTACCCTCTGAACCATTAGATGTGCTTAATAAAGAAATGGGAATACAGTCGATAATGTATAGTATCAGTAATAATACTGTCAATAATTCTTCAAGGCGAACGGCATCATTGCCGCTTGATTTTCCACAGATAACAGTTTCTAATTCGGATGCGCCAAGTCCGGGATATATTTACCTTAGTAATTTTTCCATATTCGGAACTGCTAACACACCTTATTTAATGATTTTAGAAAATTCAGGGAAACCGGTATTTTACAGGGAGATGCCTTCTAACTGCTTAGATTTTAAAAAACAGCCGGACGGAAACATGACGTATTATGATAGCCGGGCAGCAAAATTTATTGAAATGAATTCGAACTATGAAATTATAGATAGCTTCTACTGCGGTAACGGGTACAGTACGGACCTGCATGAGCTCCGTTTGGTTGATAACAGCAATCACATATTATTAATGAGCTATGATCCTCAGTTAGTAGATATGAGAAATTTTATTGCGGGCGGAGACTCCGCTGCAATAGTTACAGGTCTGGTAATACAGGAACTGGATAGAGCAAGAAATGTTATTTTTCAATGGAGAAGCTGGGATAACTTTGAGATAACCGATGCTGTATATGAAAATCTTTATGCGCATCAGATTGACTATGTGCACGGGAATGCTATCGAGCTTGATAACGACGGAAATATAATAATATCCAGCAGGCATCAGGAAGAACTGACAAAAATAAACAGAAGCAACGGGGAAATAATGTGGAGATTCGGCGGGAGGCATAATCAGTTTACTTTTTTAAATGATTCAATAAAATTTTCTTATCAGCATGCAGTAAGAAGACTTGCAAACGGAAATATTTCGATTTTTGATAATGGAAACTACCGGTTTACCAGAGACCCCACAGGAGAACCCAATGCTGATAGTGACCCTACTTTTTTTTCCAGAGCTGCTGAATATCAGCTTGATGAAACACGCCATACTGCTAAATTAGTCTGGCAGTACATTAATAACAGGTCCACATACGGTTATGCTATGGGATATACGCAAAGGCTTGCAAACGGTAATACAATAATCGGATGGGGAGCGGCGAATCCTACTGTCACTGAGGTGAATGCTAACAGGGAAAAAGTTTTTGAGCTTACATTGCCAGATGGAATATGCAGTTACCGCGCTTACAGATTTGGCGATGCATCTGTGAGTGTGCAGGAACCGCTTCAAAGCGTAACGCCGTCTAAGTTCAGTCTTTATCAGAATTATCCGAATCCGTTCAATCCTTCGACTACAATTAAATTTGATATACCTGCACTAACCGATGTAAAGCTTAGCATTTATAATTTAATAGGGCAGAAAGTAAAAGAGGTTGATTACGAAGTAAAATCTCCCGGCAGCTATGAATATAAATGGAATGCCTCTGAATTTTCATCAGGTATATATTTTTATGAACTGAAAACAAATACATTTACGCAAACAAAACAAATGATGCTTATTAAATAA
- a CDS encoding sodium-translocating pyrophosphatase, producing the protein MKKNLLLSILMVLVLPVFAFASEADLKIPEFSAAQNQYLYMGFAVCVLGLLFALMQFIKVKKLPAHKSMLDVSQIIFETCKTYLIQQGKFLFILFVIIGAIIGFYFGFLQHQSAGGVVLILMWTVIGILGSYGVAWFGIRMNTLANSRMAFASLKRRPLNLLNIPLDAGMSIGVMLICIELFLMLIILLFVPRELAGASFIGFAIGESLGASALRIAGGIFTKIADIGSDLMKVVFKIKEDDPRNPGVIADCTGDNAGDSVGPTADGFETYGVTGVALISFIVLAVTGAGFQAELLVWIFVMRVLMILTSIAAFYINKVYSSAKYSKAEDLDFEKPLTSLVWITSILSILVTFAVSYVLIGHLANNLWMTLSIIISCGTLGAALIPEFTKIFTSPKSAHVQEVVESSKEGGASLTILSGLVAGNFSAFWKGMVFFGLMFAAYYASHNINPAGSPEIMIYPAIFAFGLVAFGFLGMGPVTIAVDSYGPVTDNAQSVYELSLIEENKEKNSADIERDFGFKPDWEKAKLYLEENDGAGNTFKATAKPVLIGTAVVGATTMIFSLILVLKSTLGFEPELVLNLLNPWSLLGFICGGAVIYWFTGASTQAVTVGAYRAVEYIKRNINLDENADMSASTEKSKEVVKICTEYAQKGMFNIFIAIFCFALAFAMFSAPSDLVPGMDIKSALAASAPTCFFIAYLIAIAVIGLFQALFMANAGGAWDNAKKVVETDLRQKGTPLHDATVIGDTVGDPFKDTSSVALNPIIKFTTLFGLLAMEIAISEGFRKIAPKIGLIFFAIALIFVWRSFYKMRIKSN; encoded by the coding sequence ATGAAAAAAAACTTATTACTCTCTATTTTAATGGTGCTGGTGTTACCTGTGTTTGCGTTTGCAAGCGAAGCCGACCTTAAAATTCCCGAGTTCTCAGCGGCACAAAACCAATATCTTTATATGGGTTTCGCTGTGTGTGTTCTGGGCTTGCTTTTCGCTTTAATGCAGTTCATTAAAGTTAAAAAACTTCCTGCCCATAAATCCATGCTGGATGTTTCACAGATCATTTTTGAAACCTGTAAAACATATCTTATTCAGCAGGGAAAATTTCTGTTTATTCTTTTTGTTATTATCGGCGCCATCATCGGATTTTATTTCGGATTCCTGCAGCATCAGTCAGCAGGCGGAGTTGTACTGATTCTTATGTGGACGGTAATTGGTATTCTTGGTTCTTATGGTGTAGCTTGGTTCGGTATAAGAATGAACACGCTCGCTAACTCACGTATGGCTTTCGCTTCTTTAAAAAGAAGACCGTTAAACCTTTTGAACATCCCGCTTGATGCCGGTATGTCAATCGGTGTTATGCTCATTTGTATTGAATTATTCTTAATGCTTATCATTCTCTTGTTCGTTCCGCGTGAACTTGCAGGAGCTTCATTTATAGGTTTTGCAATCGGTGAATCTCTTGGAGCATCTGCTCTCAGAATCGCCGGCGGTATCTTCACAAAAATTGCTGATATCGGTTCTGACTTAATGAAAGTTGTTTTCAAAATCAAAGAAGATGATCCCCGTAACCCGGGTGTTATTGCCGACTGTACCGGTGATAACGCAGGTGACTCTGTAGGACCGACAGCTGACGGTTTTGAAACATACGGTGTAACAGGTGTTGCGCTTATTTCATTTATCGTTCTTGCAGTAACAGGCGCTGGATTTCAGGCAGAGCTTCTCGTCTGGATTTTCGTTATGCGCGTGCTTATGATTCTTACATCTATTGCAGCATTCTATATTAATAAAGTTTACTCCAGCGCAAAATATTCAAAAGCTGAAGATTTAGATTTCGAAAAACCGTTAACATCTTTAGTCTGGATTACATCTATCCTTTCTATTCTTGTTACGTTCGCAGTATCATATGTTTTAATCGGTCATCTTGCAAATAATTTATGGATGACGCTTTCCATTATTATATCCTGCGGTACACTCGGCGCAGCGCTTATCCCCGAGTTCACAAAAATTTTTACATCGCCGAAATCAGCTCACGTTCAGGAAGTTGTTGAATCATCAAAAGAAGGCGGCGCATCACTTACAATTCTTTCCGGTCTTGTTGCAGGTAACTTCTCTGCATTCTGGAAAGGTATGGTATTCTTCGGACTTATGTTTGCAGCTTACTACGCATCGCACAATATAAATCCTGCAGGCTCACCTGAAATTATGATTTACCCTGCTATCTTTGCATTCGGTCTTGTTGCATTCGGATTCCTTGGTATGGGTCCTGTAACAATCGCCGTTGACTCATATGGTCCTGTTACAGATAACGCTCAGTCAGTTTACGAACTTTCACTTATCGAAGAAAACAAAGAAAAAAATTCAGCAGATATCGAAAGAGATTTCGGTTTCAAACCTGACTGGGAGAAAGCTAAGCTTTACCTTGAAGAAAACGACGGCGCAGGAAATACATTCAAAGCTACTGCAAAGCCGGTGCTTATCGGAACAGCAGTTGTGGGTGCTACAACAATGATTTTCTCTCTAATCCTTGTATTAAAAAGCACTTTAGGATTTGAGCCTGAGCTTGTTCTTAACTTATTAAATCCTTGGTCGCTTCTCGGCTTTATCTGCGGAGGCGCAGTAATATACTGGTTTACAGGCGCATCTACACAGGCAGTTACAGTTGGCGCTTACAGAGCGGTTGAATATATTAAGAGAAATATTAACCTTGATGAAAATGCAGATATGTCTGCATCAACGGAAAAATCAAAAGAAGTTGTGAAGATCTGTACTGAATATGCTCAGAAGGGTATGTTCAATATCTTCATCGCAATTTTCTGTTTCGCTCTTGCTTTTGCAATGTTCTCAGCCCCTTCCGATTTAGTTCCCGGAATGGATATTAAATCTGCTCTTGCAGCATCAGCACCGACATGTTTCTTTATTGCTTACCTTATTGCTATTGCAGTTATAGGTTTATTCCAGGCTCTCTTCATGGCTAATGCCGGCGGCGCATGGGATAATGCAAAGAAAGTTGTTGAAACTGACTTAAGACAAAAAGGAACTCCGTTACATGATGCAACAGTTATCGGTGATACAGTTGGTGATCCTTTCAAAGATACATCTTCAGTAGCATTGAACCCTATAATTAAGTTCACAACATTGTTCGGACTTCTTGCTATGGAAATTGCAATCTCTGAAGGCTTCAGAAAAATTGCTCCGAAAATCGGATTAATTTTCTTCGCAATCGCTCTTATTTTCGTATGGCGTTCATTCTACAAAATGAGAATTAAATCGAATTAA
- a CDS encoding aminoacyl-tRNA hydrolase, with the protein MKLIAGLGNPGSKYELNRHNIGFIVLDLLSDNLGLTFKAGKGDWFYAEGKIDNEDFILLKPTTFMNNSGPAVKEFADTHNIKYSDILLIYDDFQLPLGTIRVRRMGSDGGHNGIKNVIYHLNTIEFPRMRIGIGPEEIIKGEDYVDYVLSNFTDEEIEVIKQLLPHYFNCIISFLTKDIVQVMNEYNRSFITKE; encoded by the coding sequence ATGAAATTAATCGCTGGTCTTGGCAACCCAGGTTCTAAATACGAATTAAACCGTCACAACATAGGCTTCATAGTTCTCGATTTACTTTCCGATAATCTCGGTCTCACCTTTAAAGCGGGCAAAGGTGACTGGTTCTACGCTGAGGGAAAAATCGATAATGAAGACTTTATCCTGTTAAAGCCCACTACCTTTATGAATAACAGCGGACCTGCTGTTAAAGAATTCGCAGACACACACAATATAAAATATTCCGATATACTTCTTATCTATGATGACTTCCAGCTTCCGCTTGGAACAATCCGTGTGAGAAGAATGGGCTCTGACGGCGGCCACAACGGAATCAAAAATGTTATCTATCATCTTAATACAATTGAATTCCCGAGAATGAGAATTGGTATCGGTCCTGAAGAAATCATCAAAGGGGAAGATTACGTAGACTATGTTCTCTCGAATTTTACAGATGAAGAAATTGAAGTAATCAAGCAGCTTCTCCCGCATTATTTTAACTGTATCATTAGTTTTCTGACAAAAGATATTGTTCAAGTAATGAATGAATACAACAGAAGCTTTATAACAAAAGAATAA
- a CDS encoding 50S ribosomal protein L25 has protein sequence MSEINITAVKREDFRGSATVNFRKKGMVPGIFYGHASGNIPIAVNELALRPLIYTSESHVVNLNIEGSSEKFNAIIKDVQFHPLSDKPIHFDFQSLSEDKEIHIEVPVHLTGNPIGVRNGGLLQHVYHKLEVICLPKNIPGSIDIDIAGLEIGNSIKISDLKYEGVKFINDSHATIVGVVAPKGVTDAATAEGADATKEPEVVAKGKKEEAK, from the coding sequence ATGTCAGAAATTAATATAACGGCTGTAAAAAGAGAAGACTTTAGAGGCTCAGCCACGGTAAATTTTAGAAAAAAAGGTATGGTTCCGGGAATATTCTACGGACATGCTTCAGGCAATATTCCTATTGCCGTTAATGAATTAGCATTAAGACCTTTGATTTACACATCGGAATCTCATGTTGTAAATCTTAATATTGAGGGCAGCAGCGAAAAGTTTAATGCCATTATAAAAGATGTTCAGTTTCATCCTTTATCGGATAAACCGATTCATTTTGACTTCCAGTCATTAAGCGAAGATAAAGAAATCCACATTGAAGTTCCTGTGCATTTAACAGGTAACCCTATCGGTGTAAGAAACGGCGGATTATTACAGCACGTATATCATAAGCTTGAAGTGATTTGTCTTCCTAAAAATATTCCGGGTTCTATAGATATAGATATCGCCGGTCTTGAAATAGGAAACTCAATTAAGATTTCTGATTTGAAATATGAAGGCGTAAAGTTCATTAATGATTCACATGCTACTATAGTCGGTGTTGTTGCTCCTAAGGGTGTAACAGATGCAGCAACAGCTGAAGGCGCAGATGCTACTAAAGAACCTGAAGTAGTTGCAAAGGGTAAGAAAGAAGAAGCAAAATAA
- the rsmG gene encoding 16S rRNA (guanine(527)-N(7))-methyltransferase RsmG gives METLKKFLEKELKIEDSGIYQQFLQYNELLMEWNSKINLVSRKLESIENNIINSIFFLTKYKLENKFSLVDIGTGGGFPAIPLKILFPDARILCVDSIAKKIKVVKDVIDKMGLRKINAIVGRGEVIGKDKDYKHQFDYVTAKAVAPIKEVKIFGEDFLKSNGKYILIKGGDISEEVNAMRDKPKIILYEGMEEYGVEDKKLVVIKA, from the coding sequence TTGGAAACATTAAAGAAATTTCTTGAAAAAGAACTAAAAATTGAAGATTCGGGCATCTATCAGCAATTTTTGCAGTACAATGAATTATTAATGGAATGGAATTCAAAAATAAATCTTGTCTCACGCAAGCTCGAAAGCATAGAGAACAATATAATAAACTCTATTTTCTTTCTCACTAAATACAAACTTGAGAATAAGTTCTCTTTAGTTGATATCGGAACAGGCGGCGGCTTCCCGGCCATTCCCTTAAAAATATTATTCCCTGACGCAAGAATTCTGTGCGTTGATTCAATCGCTAAAAAGATAAAAGTTGTTAAAGATGTAATTGATAAAATGGGACTGAGAAAAATCAATGCTATAGTAGGACGAGGTGAAGTAATCGGAAAAGATAAAGATTATAAACATCAGTTCGATTACGTTACGGCAAAAGCAGTAGCGCCAATAAAGGAAGTTAAAATTTTCGGAGAGGATTTTTTAAAATCCAACGGCAAATATATTTTAATAAAAGGCGGTGATATCTCTGAAGAAGTCAATGCAATGAGAGATAAGCCGAAGATTATTTTATATGAAGGAATGGAAGAGTACGGAGTAGAAGATAAGAAGCTGGTGGTGATAAAGGCGTAA